The window TATGTCGGTCTAATGAATATGGTCTGTTTAGGAACAAAGAAGAACCGGCCTATTAACTTGGTAATAGGGGTATTTTAGTGGTGTTGCATGAAGCGGGGGCATCAGAATTCGAGAATGTGCAGTGTATGGCTTTCTGCTCTGACGTACTCAAGAAGACATTCTTACAGTCATTTCAGGATGTTTGCAGAGCAATTGAGCTTGACACGGTTCTGATCACAAAGCAAGACAAGTTCTGTAATAGTCCAATATCATTCTTGACTACTATAAGCGACTGACCACAGGGATCCCGTAAACGGGTACACTTGACTACCTCCTGCAACACAGCACTATCCAAACTCCCTCTTGCACGCCTCAATACGTTCCTCTCTCAATCCTTTACGCTCACGGGGTGTTTAACCAAGGTTGGAGTTGACGAAAGACAGGAGAGTGCTGACGCGAGCGTAGACACCAGGCTGACCGGCCTGAGCGCAGCCGTTACCCCACGAGACGACACCGACCAGGGTGCTGCTAGAAGCGCTGACAAGGGGGCCACCGCTGTCACCCTGGCAGGAGTCCTTGCCTCCGGCAGTCAGGCCAGCGCAGATCATGTTGTCGGTGATCTCCGCGGCGCTGTAGTTCTGACGGCACGTGGCACGGGACACGATGGGGACGTCGACCTTGCGGAGGGTGGTGGGCGAGGAGCCACCTGAGCTTGTGGTGCCCCAGCCGGCaacggtggtggtggagccCGAGGCAGGGTCTGAGTTGGCAGCGGGCAGGGTGACATATCCAATGGTGGAGCTCGTGGAGATGGGGGTGGCAAGCTTCCAGATGGCAATGTCGTTGTTCAGAGTCGATTCATCGAAGTTAGGGTGGACCTTGATCGAGGAGACACTAACAAGAGTTCCTCCACTGTTACGGTTCTGTGATGATCAGCATGAGAATCAACATAGATCGGGAACGGAGTTTTTGCAACTTACCAAGCTTCCAGCACGAACAGAAAGGCTAGATGCAGTCTGGCCAACAGTGCAGTGGGCCGCAGTGACGACAGTACGGGAGTCCACCAGAGAGCCTCCGCAGATGTGAGAGCCGCTCTGGCGGAGGCTGACAATGTAGGGAAACTCGCCAGCCGCAGCAGTGGTTCCACCGACGATGTCAGAAGAATCCTGAGGGGTGGGGGCAGCAGAAGCTGCGGAGGCCATGAGGCCAGCAATGAGTGCCTTGTACTGCATCTTGAAGGAGGTACTGAGAAGTGCTGGGTAGCGAAGGTAGTGTGTGTTGGTAGATGATCAGCGAGTGGATGAACTTCAGCAAAGTCGAGGACTACCATACTTATAGTCTCTTGAGCTCTTCTCGCGGACGGCGTCACCTGTCTCAACCTTCCCTTTCGGTGGTGCCAATAGCACCAACTCTGCCAAGCTGGTGATTTTCACTGTCTTTCCACATGCAGTCGAGGTCATTCTCGCCGAATACGACCGTCCTTCTGCGGGTCTTAGGTCGTTATCTGATTCATTCATCTCTGCAAGGACTTCCAGAATTCGCTAAAGAGGAAGGTCAAGTAAAGACCGGGGTTCACGAAATTTCATTTGTCCGACTATGGTACTTGGCGCACAGTTGTTACTTGTAAATGCTACCTGTAGCCTCATTGGAGCTCAAAACGTATAAAATGTGTTGTATGATATGGGTTGTGGCTGCAGACCAGCACGAACTTGCCAGGCACTCGCTACAACGTAAAATTGAGTTGGCGCGTAGACTGTTTTCTAGAACGTACATCTCGGCTCTGACAGGCTGGCTTGGTTGATTTTGAAACAGGCGTAACATAGCTGCAATACTGGATAGTGATCAGTGTGTTAAGGATGGGGCTTCCAACACTCGGAGACCCACGTCCAATGTCTTGATGTGAATAGACCTGCCATAAACGACTGCGTATCCGCTTCTCGTAAATTACCTCGCAACTTGGCAAAGTAGTACAAGAATCTTCTAATATCAAGTCGGTCGAATGAATGATGGGTACAAGGCTCGGAGGTCTTGGGAGGCCCCCGGATCTTCGACTAATAAGGCAATTCACAAGCACTGCCAAGACAAGCTTCACGATAAGCCCGCGCATCTGCCGCTTCCTTACGGAACTTCGTAGAATCCGTGAGAGGAGTTCCAACGTCAATCATTACTGAGATGGGCAGGTGTGAGTTCTGTGTTGTGATTGGCTCCCAACTCACCCCCCTGCGATGTCGCATGTGACAGCGATCGCTTTAGCAGAGGTCTGCTAGTAGGCCTCTCGCGTCAGCGCTTCGCCAGCGACAACGACATTCACCCGATGCTGATCGACTTCGAGCGCGCATTCGTCTTTCTGTCGACAGTCAGCCTCCCGCGACTTCTGTCATCACCTACACTCGCCAACATGGACAGCCTTGACACCCCCTTTATAATCGAGCTAAACGGCTCGCCTATCGCAAGCGTAGGCAACAGCGTTGAAGACAGGATTCAAGCAAAAATTGGATCTGAAGCAGCTGTCTTCACCCTCCAGGACGGCCGTTTGCGACAAGGAGACTGGATATTGGGAAGGAATTCGACAGAGAATAGAAGCATGCTGCCGAAGGAAATTTATTGGTTTAAGTCCAGCGCGGATGGTGAGAAGAAAGTGTCACCCGTCGCCGCTCATCAAGATGGCGACTCCATTCTGCTCAAGTTCAATGGCTCCTCATTGATGCTGGACGATGATAGAATATTTGCAGACCTTCTAGGAGGTAACAACGATTGTGTCCTAAGAAATTCCGTTACTAACGTGTCCAAGATGACCAGACAAAGGTTGTGGTGAAGCTGCAATCTTAATTGGAATCGAGATGTAACTGCCACTCCTAATTGCCGCCTTGACACTCAGGATACTAAAATTGATGGCAAGAATCAAACGCAATCCGGTCTAGTATGCGGAATAACCATTCTCTGATCTGGATGTGAATGGAAACGACGTTGGTGCAGACATATTGTGTGCATATTCTTCGCTCGCTATAGTCTATATTCCTCTGTAGCTCCTGGTGACCTGTTCAGTGGTTATGAACAAGCAAAGCAGCCTGAAATCGCTCGTTTCTAGAAACTGTCATATCCAAGCAAATTACCGTCTCGACTGAGAGCTGTGGCAACTCGTTCCGTGGGGTTTAGGTTTCGATGTATCTTGTTACGGTGGGAATGAATTCTACGAAGCGTGGACTTGACCAAAAGAAATGCAGTGCGACAAGGTTCGGCAGATAATCGAGATCGTATGTACGAGCGGAGGACATGCTGTTGTTCCGCGCGGCATCTATAGGAGTTTTCGAAATACCTTCAACACCCTGCGACTGCGGAGTGTTCCTGCGCACGGACGATTTAGTATAGCAAATGAGCACTTCTTAGAATTGAGAGCATCTACGGCATCACAGCGTGCTTTTAAAGCTGTCAGCTTACTTGCAGCTATGAAACAAGACAAAGATTTAGGCCATGTCAGCAGCCTTAAGGATGCGATTTGCAGATAGAGGTCTTTTTGCAATGGTTTTGCTAACAAATTGCCATACTCCCCTGCGGCCTCGCACCAGGCCCCATGGAGAAGGTACCGATACGACGAGGGGGACGGGCCGGCTCGAGGCCCCATTTTATGGGAGGTTTTCGAGATTCCTTTTGCACTCCGTGACTTAGCGCCGGATAGGGCCGCTGGATGCGGCAAATTGCTGAAAATTGCGAACCATACTCCGAACTGCGCGTATTAATACTCCGGAGCCCTTTGTGCCACATGCGAGCTGGAGGGAGCTTTGCGACTAGCTATAAACTTCATCACTCGCAACTCAGCTCATCCAAATTTTGTTGCAGACAAGGAGCGGCTATACGATCGCCACGTATGAGACTTTTCGGAAGACCCCACAACGGCAAACCAGAACCTGACCCACAAAATGAGTAGTGCCGTGAAGATGCCGAAAAGGGGTTGTATCTTCAGTCTTGGAGACTCGAATGAAACGCAAGTTTAGAACAACCCGCAGCTGCATTCGTATTGCGAACATTTGCCCAGGGACGGCATGGTTTGATGTTGCTTGAATCAGCCCAAAGTTCTCCATCATTGGAAATACAACCACCATCCACTGTTCTCAGACTGCAAGCGCAAGTCACTTGACCCCATTGTTCACATGGCTCCACGCGAAAGATTGTCGAAGAAACACCACATGGCGTCGCAGCATCGCATGCATAGGAGATGAATGGTTCAGGCTGCTAAACAATAGGATCCTGTGATCACGTAGGGCAAATGCTCGCTGGCCGTTCCAGTCAACATAAGCATGGCATCTAAGACGATTGTTTTTCGATATCTCAGTGTAAATAGCAGCATCTACCATGAAGAAAGCCTGGGCTTATCTCATTAGTACGCTGCTGCCTTTCTCAATCTTGGTTCAAAGTCAGATTCAGAAGCGAAAGAAAATGGCGTTGCTGGGTCTACTTGCTTTGGGGTCTCAAAGCGCTTTGAAATATCAAGTAAGAATCCATTTACACAACGTGCATCACATTCACATCGTATCTAGTCGGACCATTCTGTCTAGGATGCAAATTTAAGGGAAGGGAGAGAGGAAAATATGACTGGGTTGTGGTACATCATTACGGCTTCGGAAGAGGCCATGTAGGCACGCAGCATCTCCAAATGATTTCAGCCACGCTGCTAGACCATCTCTTTATGGGTGAACGGAGTAAAGTGAATTTGTAGAGTTTGAACTATGATTTAAATAGAACACGGATTCTTTTCATAAGTGTTGCACTGTGGTGATGAACTGAAGATGATACAGCAGACTTAGGACAAATGATTGATGACTGCTACCGCTGCCGATTGGCCTGTCACAATACAGCAGCACCTGGCCTTCTTACAAGCCGAGTATTTTCCATGCGCTGGTTTGGTTCGTGTCTCACAATGCCTCAAACCTACTGTCTGATAAGAACGTGATCTGCCTTCTATCGAACAAGCGAACGCCATCACAGCAACTGCACTGAAAGAGGGGACATAACCTATAAATGCGCGACTGCGAACATCGCCAATCAGTATAGCGTGGTAGTCGTCATAGTTTTAGCGGATTTGTGGCATAAGATCACAAGAAGTCTTCTTGACTCTAAGAGTAGAATTCTGACTCAAAGAAATGTATCTTGCACTCGTTTCTCAAAACACGTTGTCGAAAATTGAAAAGCCACTTCGCGTGCTCTGCCAGCTGTGTACCACCATGCTCAAACCCATGGCCTGTCCTGTCCACATACGCTGCTAATCGCAACACATGCGCTCTAATGTATTCTCTACAAACCCTCGCTCTACCTGTCTCCTCTACTGCACTCACATAGGGCCATCATTCTAAACGGTGGAACGTGCTATCACTATTGACTCGCAATAGCTTGGAACTATGGTCGGTCAACTTTGCATTCTAATGCGTTGGTAGTCATCGATATCATAGTCAGCACTCAGGATGGAAACCTTTTCGATCCCCTCAATGTCGAAGTCAGCTCGGATGCTTTTCTCCGGTTCCGCGTTCCAGACGAGAACTGTAGGCTTGTGCAAGCGTTCAGTAACATCTGTGTCAACAATTTTAATGGCAATCAAGAATACCTGCAAGTGCTCGAAGCAGTCAAAATGCATGGATCAGTCATTCTTCAATGTAATGATCACTCCGACATACCTCGGTCGCTATCTCATCTCCACTTGCCTCCGCAATCTCTCTGTGAGGTCAGAATAGTGTCTACAATCACTCACGGTAAGAGCAACAGCACGGCAGTGAACAACACGCTGATTCATACTACATCATTCAGTCCTCTTACTTCAACGTCACCCGCAAATGGAGATTGTGATGGTACGTCTAAGGCTACTACCACTTCAAAGGTAGATCTAAGCTCCAGCTCAGGCATTGCGACGAACCCTTCGGCGTCACGAACCCTGCAGCAGCCATCCGCAACAACCTTTGCGCCAGAACTATCCAATCATGGACGCAAGGCAATGGCACACCGTCGCTCTGTTCTGTTTTTTATCCTCATCATCGGCCACTTCTTTATAATGCTTCTTGACTAGTGAAGCGAGATTCGGGTTTTTGTGTCTGTTACATGGAACTGGATCATCAGATTCCTACCACACACATGTGGCATTCTTATTAAGAAATTTTTCTAAGCACAATCACATATTGCCTGTTCAGCAACATGTAGCTAACATCAGCTTACACCCCTGCTGTAGTAAACTTTAATTTTTCCATGTCACAAACCTTTAGTACTGTACCTCCCCGTAGGTCAGATAGCCTTCAAAACGGCAAGCTCACCCTACTTTCTATTGCAATAGAATCAACCGTTATCAAAAGCAAGAACATTGTTCGAGGATCACTTCAAAACTTAGACTTAAAGCACACGCAGTTGCTAAAGAGAATATAAGTCCATTTTCTCTATTGAGGCACCAACCAGCCCATCTACTTTTAGGTGCTCGGAACGCATGTGGCGCGCTTTCCATCACGCTAGCCTTTCCAAAGTTTTCTAGGTGATCGCAAAGATTGTACCATCTCTTTGCACTAAGGCTGTTATAGTGCAGCTCTTAGCGTAGTCAAGGTCATGTATAGATCAGTGGCATGGTGTTAAGGTGGGGAGTAGTGTTCAAGCGGACTTTTCTGGACTACGAAATTACGAAATCTGGATCaagatagaaagaagaggTTCTGAGGTTCAGGATGCGGGAAGAAAGTCTAGTCCCTACACAGAAATGTTCATCTGGCTTCACAGTCTTGAGTACAGCCTTAACTCTAACGCGTCGTTAGGCAGCACCACACGCGCGCCACGACGAATGCCTGCAGGTTGGCGACAGCCAATGGCTGCGGAACAGTGATCGATCAATGCACACTATCAACCCTGTCGACAGAAACCGTCATCACAAGCGCGACCTGCGTGACCAGGAACAGCCTTCTGTGTTGTACAGGACCAGTTGCAAAGGTATGTAGCCATAGGCAGGTTCCGCTTTCAGGGACCTAGCGGCGCAGATACACGATACCTCACCTGTTTTAGAGTTCGGATTATCGTTTACGTGAACCGGCATTTGGTCCAGCAGGAGGTAGCTGCTAATGCTGCTAATGCGTCGAGCGCGTAGAGTCGTTTTCGCACAATGAAGAGTGTTCAGTAGACTTGCGGCGCCTTACGAAAGTTGTCGATATCTCGAGGATGGCCCTGGCAAAGCAGAAGATTGGCAGGGTGTCGCTCTTAAACTTTTCaatatatattttataataAACCCTCAAAACATAAAAAGAACAGCACATCGCATTGGTGGTTTAGTGGAACTACCGATCGTCCCAGCTAAATACGTAGTTTAATTGTATTAGATGAGTGCTGCGTTATGTTCATTGTCTAATCCTTAACTTCACTTTTAGGATCTAAAAACAAGAAGCTGAGTTCTCTTGCGCGGTTGTAAGCCGGCGCGTTGGGTTTCCGTCTAACACTTAGCAAGATGAAACAATTGGCTGAGAGTATATTTTAGTGCCTGAGCCCTAGGGCACAGACGCAGGTTTAAGCGCTCTTGTGGATCTGTTTTGCATGCCTTGAAACCTGTTTTCTGAAATTAGGAAGCAAGTTAACGCCTATAGTGCTGTGCGTAGGCCTTGTGTTCTAAGGTGTATATAGTAAGGCTTGCGCACACTTCAGCCGCTATACTAATTAAAACTCCTTGGCAGCTGGGCATAATCCACGCGACTAAGGGGTTGGATTTTTAAAGGCACGCAAAGTGTCTACTGTGAGCACCTTACACTGACTACATACTGTGTACAATTAAGCACTGTAGCAGGCTATTAAACTTTAGATTTACAAGTAGTGAGCGACACACAGACATTGGGTTAGCACAAGTGTTGGCTTTTGTCACCCTAAGTTTTAAAACTAGAGAATTGAAAATAAAAAATGAAAAATAAAAATCTTAAACAAATCCTCCCTTCTAGCATATATAAGGTCCTAAATTAATTGCATTCGCTAAACAGCTTCAGAACGTATAACTACCTGGAACTAGGGACGTACAATGTCAGACTCTAGGGCAACAAGCAACTAAAACACCTAAGGGGTTGCTTAGGTTCAAGCAGTCCCCTAGCATCTTAACAGCCTTTGAACTGACGTTATGAACAGCTTAATctattaagctaataagAGCAACATAGCAGCACACAAGGCGATGCGCAAATTTATAATTAGATAATGGTAGACGCATATAAAGATTTAGACCCTAAGGATCCAGACAACAAGGTTAAGGAAAAGATTAGAAAATCAGCTAAAAGGCAAGCAAAGATTGCTAACAACAGATGTTTCTCTTTTATTAACAAGAAACATTTGCAGTATGTTAACATTATAGCTTCTAAGCTTGGGTCTGGTAGCGAGACAGAAAGAACACTTCAACAGATCTTTAAGCTGGAGGATAAAGAGAAGATTAAGGCCTTTCAGGACAAATACCAAAACTAGATAGCATTAATTACAGAAGCAGTTCAGCAGCAGTAAGAGAAGGACTTCGATAAATCACTTAAATCCCTCTAAGATTAAGAGCTGTTCAGAGATGAAGCATGGTTTAGGGAGCGGAATTGGCTTTGACCTAATAAGTTTCTTAAGCTCTAAAGCGACAGCAAGGACATTTATTGGGATTTCGGTTATATTGCGAAGACTCTCTGTTGCTACCTGCCTTTACACTAACGTCTTTTTAGCTATCCTGTAAGCTAAATATACAATAGGCCACGTAATGTCCTCTAAGAAGATAGTACAGGTCTACCAAGATTGGCGTATCTTTAACACGCAAGAGAGAAGTTACTTAATTTTGTTTTAAGTGCGGAGAAAGAAAATCAGAGTCTGGGTATCTTCTGGAGTGATCGTCTAATTGGCATTACGGACGAGCAGTGGCAAATGCGAATAAAGGACCTTTAGAATCAGAAACAAGTGGAATTGCAGAAACAGCAATAAGAAGCAATTAGTAAATTACTATCTGATCAGTAAGCTGCAGCCTTTTAGAGAAAAGCAGAGCGGCTTAAGGAAGAAGCGGAAAGGCAACAAGCGCAGGAAGAGGGTGTAAAAGACCTTGAGGTACAGATTGATGCTCTGAAGAAGGACTGATCAGAAATCTATCTACGTCTGGAGTCAGTTCCTAAAGGGGTGCAAGCAGTACAACGCGAAATTataccttatat of the Ascochyta rabiei chromosome 20, complete sequence genome contains:
- a CDS encoding Trypsin; the protein is MQYKALIAGLMASAASAAPTPQDSSDIVGGTTAAAGEFPYIVSLRQSGSHICGGSLVDSRTVVTAAHCTVGQTASSLSVRAGSLNRNSGGTLVSVSSIKVHPNFDESTLNNDIAIWKLATPISTSSTIGYVTLPAANSDPASGSTTTVAGWGTTSSGGSSPTTLRKVDVPIVSRATCRQNYSAAEITDNMICAGLTAGGKDSCQGDSGGPLVSASSSTLVGVVSWGNGCAQAGQPGVYARVSTLLSFVNSNLG